One genomic window of Odocoileus virginianus isolate 20LAN1187 ecotype Illinois chromosome 8, Ovbor_1.2, whole genome shotgun sequence includes the following:
- the CDX2 gene encoding homeobox protein CDX-2, producing the protein MYVSYLLDKDVSMYPSSVRHSGSLNLAPQNFVSPPQYPDYGGYHVAAAAAAAANLDSAQSPGPSWPAAYGAPLREDWNGYAPGGAAATANAVAHGLNGGSPAAAMGYSGPADYHPHHHPHHHPHHPAAAPSCASGLLQTLNPGPPGPVATAAAEQLSPGGQRRNLCEWMRKPAQPALGSQVKTRTKDKYRVVYTDHQRLELEKEFHYSRYITIRRKAELAATLGLSERQVKIWFQNRRAKERKINKKKLQQQQQQPPPPSGPQPPQPQPGPLRSVPEPLSPVSSLQGSVPGVLGPAGGVLNPTVTQ; encoded by the exons ATGTACGTGAGCTACCTCCTGGACAAGGACGTGAGCATGTATCCCAGCTCCGTGCGCCACTCTGGCAGCCTCAACCTGGCCCCGCAGAACTTCGTCAGCCCCCCGCAGTACCCGGACTACGGCGGCTACCATGTggcggccgcggccgccgccgccgccaacCTGGACAGCGCGCAGTCCCCTGGGCCGTCCTGGCCGGCCGCCTACGGCGCCCCGCTCCGAGAGGACTGGAACGGCTACGCGCCGGGGGGCGCGGCGGCCACCGCCAACGCCGTAGCTCACGGCCTCAACGGGGGCTCTCCGGCCGCCGCCATGGGCTACAGCGGGCCCGCCGACTACCACCCGCACCACCACCCGCACCACCACCCGCACCACCCGGCCGCCGCGCCCTCCTGCGCCTCCGGCCTGCTGCAGACGCTCAACCCCGGCCCCCCCGGGCCGgtcgccaccgccgccgccgagCAGCTGTCGCCGGGCGGCCAGCGGCGGAACCTGTGCGAGTGGATGCGGAAGCCCGCGCAGCCGGCGCTGGGCAGTCAAG TGAAAACCAGGACGAAAGACAAATATCGGGTCGTGTACACGGACCACCAGCGTCTGGAGCTGGAGAAGGAGTTTCACTACAGTCGCTATATTACCATCCGGAGGAAAGCCGAACTGGCCGCCACGCTGGGGCTCTCGGAGAGGCAG GTTAAAATTTGGTTTCAGAACCgcagagcaaaggaaaggaaaatcaaCAAGAAGAAGttgcaacagcagcagcaacagccgcCCCCTCCTTCTGGGCCACAGCCTCCCCAGCCACAGCCAGGGCCACTGAGAAGCGTCCCGGAGCCCCTGAGTCCGGTGTCTTCCCTGCAAGGCTCGGTGCCTGGGGTTCTGGGGCCAGCTGGGGGGGTGTTAAACCCCACTGTCACCCAGTGA